A section of the Leptotrichia buccalis C-1013-b genome encodes:
- a CDS encoding gamma-glutamyl-gamma-aminobutyrate hydrolase family protein encodes MKKPVIGISSNILGLEKGLFAGYKRAYVDVSYINAVINAGGVPHLLPLNEHEDIIEEFVKNVDGIILTGGNDVFPLLYGEEPKEKLGEIFPERDKFDSLLIRYAITYKKPIFGICRGMQIANVECGGSLHQDLSYNENVTIKHFQKARAHTPTHSITVASNCFLSDIYPEGIGFINSYHHQTINKLAQGFVVTAKSADGVIEAIENISDEIFIVGVQWHPEMMAINDETAQKLFEKFVNEVNLRKKN; translated from the coding sequence CCTACGTTGATGTTTCCTATATCAATGCTGTAATAAATGCTGGCGGTGTGCCGCATCTTCTTCCTTTGAATGAGCATGAAGATATTATTGAGGAATTTGTAAAAAATGTGGATGGAATAATTTTGACTGGAGGAAATGATGTTTTTCCGCTTCTTTATGGGGAAGAGCCAAAAGAGAAACTTGGCGAAATATTTCCTGAACGTGATAAATTCGACTCACTTCTCATCCGTTATGCAATAACTTATAAAAAACCAATTTTTGGAATTTGTCGTGGAATGCAAATAGCTAATGTTGAATGTGGCGGTTCGCTTCATCAGGACCTTTCCTACAATGAAAACGTTACAATAAAGCATTTCCAGAAAGCCAGAGCCCACACTCCAACTCACTCCATTACTGTAGCAAGCAACTGTTTTTTAAGCGATATCTATCCTGAAGGAATTGGATTTATAAACAGTTATCATCATCAGACAATAAATAAGCTGGCACAAGGATTTGTTGTAACGGCGAAAAGTGCAGATGGGGTAATCGAAGCAATTGAAAATATTTCTGATGAAATTTTTATCGTTGGAGTTCAATGGCATCCAGAAATGATGGCAATTAATGACGAAACTGCACAAAAGCTGTTTGAAAAATTTGTAAATGAAGTAAATTTAAGGAAAAAAAATTAA